The Emys orbicularis isolate rEmyOrb1 chromosome 9, rEmyOrb1.hap1, whole genome shotgun sequence genomic sequence TGGGTTTGTTCTTTTGTTACTGCTTCGGTATTGGGCAGTGCATTGCAGAGGCTCAATCCAGTCCCACTGGAGTCCATGGAAAGATTCctgtggatttcaatgggagttgatcaggcccttaattcaTTACCTGGCTTTATCTCTCATCCCAAATCAGAGAACAGGGCTGGGTGAGATACGTCATTGGCTCAATGAGAGAGCAAACTTGGTTAGGAAATTTAAACATCATTACAACTTTTATCGTACTCCATATTTGGTTCTATGCAGCAACAGCTATATTCTACCTGTTCCATGCACATTATTTCCACCTAGGTCCAATTACACAGAGATTCTCTGTGTgaatttcccactgaagtcaataagcgTTCCAGGCAAGAAACAACTACAGGATTGAGGCagttgatatcaatgggagttttgtgcaaAGGCTCTGGGGAAAATAGACCTGTGAGTTTGTATTCCTAGAATGCACCGCTGAATGTTTGCTTCCACCTGAAACTAACCAAAGGCCCTATCCCGACATCCATTTGTGTACTGAAATTCTGATTTCATAAAGAATGATGGCAGGATATGGCCGGGGGAGTGTAAAATGAAATAGAATAAATACAATGAtatgaggtttaaaaaaattaaggatttTGGTAgtgttaaatacataaaataggCATGTATAGCCCAGGGTATACATTAATACAAAGAGAAGACAGCACACATTGAGAGAAATataaagaactggaaaatgtttcCCCATCGGTttgcaacaggaattttgcctgaaCAAGGGCTTGTTAAGGATTTGGCCTGTAACCCAGACTTCAACTGAATCAGATGGAGATGTTCAGTTAAGGAAAAGTAGATTAATTTCTCATGTCCTCATTTCCTTAGAAGTGTAGTTAAAATTTCCTTCAGTGAACTGGATTCATCATTGCTACATAAGGTACAGTCTTGAAATTTAATTGTAAAAAAGCCCCCCAAAAATCCTCACttatgacttttttctttttcacccAGATAAAGTTTATATTGTGCCTGAAACCAACCTGCAACTGAAGAGATCAAGATGAGCCTTAATTCATCTACCGAAGGGACTGTTAAAAGAATCCATGTTGACTGCCCAGTTTCAGGAAGGCATGCCTATATATACATTATGGTTCCAACTGTTTACAGCATCATCTTTATTGTAGGCATATTCGGGAACAGCTTGGTGGTCATTGTCATTTGCTTCTACATGAAATTAAAGACTGTGGCTAGTGTCTTTCTGTTGAATTTAGCCCTGGCTGACTTGTGTTTCCTAATGACATTGCCACTGTGGGCAGCCTACACAGCCATGGAATACCACTGGCCTTTTGGCAACTGTTTATGTAAAATAGCATCAGCTGTGGTAAGTTTCAACCTGTATGCCAGTGTGTTTCTACTCACATGTCTTAGCATTGACCGTTACCTGGCTATAGTACATCCAATGAAGTCCCGACTTCGGCGCACCATGCTTGTTGCCAAAATAACTTGCATCGGCATCTGGCTGCTAGCAGGACTGGCTAGTTTGCCTGTCCTAATTCACCGTGATGTATTTTTTGTCGAGAATATGAATATGACAATTTGTGCTTTTCGGTACAAGACCCATAATACAACACTGCCTGTTGGGCTAGGTTTATCTAAGAacatgttgggttttttaattccCTTTTTGATAATTTTAACAAGCTACACCTTAATCTGGAAGACACTGAAGAAGGCTTACCAAATTCAGAAAAACAAGACCAGAAATGATGACATTTTTAAGATGATTGTGGCAATAgtacttttcttcttcttttcctggATTCCTCATCAAGTGTTTACATTTCTGGATGTATTAATCCAGCTACGTATCATAACAGATTGCCAAATTGTTGATGTTGTGGATACAGCTATGCCCTTCACCATCTGCATAGCTTACTTCAACAATTGCTTGAATCCCTTTCTTTAtggtttttttggaaaaaaatttaaaaaatatttcctgcaGCTACTAAAATACATTCCACCAAATGTCAGAGCACATCCAAGTCTAACAACAAAAATGAGCTCCCTTTCCTATCGACCATCAGAAAACTTAAGTTTATCCATGAAAAAGACTATTGGGTCTTTTGACATTGAGTGATGTCTTTTGTGCTATATGTTTCTAGAACAACCTTGCATATCAAAGGTCACCCACAGTCCTGACCATCACAGCTTACTGCACATTACTAAGACATTAAATCATCTACTAGAAATCATCTTTGGAAGATTTAGCAGTGGCCTTTTATATTGTCAAGAGGactgtttgttatttttatttgaagcAACCCAAGAAGGTGGCAGTTGGAAGTCTTTTAGCATCCTTCCTCAGAGTTCAGAACTTTGGAAGAAGCGTACATGATGCTCCTGGAAAGATCTCAGAACTTAGGTTAAGGCATGATCATTTGTGAATTATATGAACTCTGCAGAATTTACTTTCAACATACATAAGCAATTCTAAGATAACCATTTGGAATTGTTATACAAAGTGTTGCCAGAGTCAAACagaatgtttgttttctttcacatGATATTTGGTGGGGATGGTGGAGAACAGAGCTATGTCTGAAATATGAAAAATATCCATTTTTCCTTGATACAAATGTTGCGTATCATTACATTTATAATATACCCAGTtggtgaaaatatatatattctacaTATGCAGGTCTCACTCCCATCTCAGATTGAGATTTAAGGATCAAGACTGTGTTCACATACATTTTTgctattattattcattttaaacATGGCAAAAGTTTATATAATATATGAAATAAAATgcagttttatttattaaatatttttttataaatctATATTTCTATTAGTTATATTCTATACAAGGAAACATTACTttgtacacacacatttttatcaCTATATTAAATGTAGGTTGGGTATTTTTATGGCCATAGTTCATATATGAACCAGTCTTACTTTCACTGGACCATGAATatcccctattgacttcagtgggattactcatggaATAAAATTTTACTTTATGTGAGTAAGAGAATCAGAATCTGCCCCATATTAGCAAAATATGGACATCCTGTGATAGAGGTCGTTAGCAAACTTTAAAGGATCAGCCAAAATTATTTTCATAGAATAATTACAGCactaaatgaaaaataaacacattaattCAATCCACTCAGAACTTCTCAAACTCctaaaaatgttccattttcttcagtatttttggacactcaaaactCCACAAAGCAAAAATGTAATAATACttattgggtcaaattctgctctcaatcatAGAAATGAAAATGTACGAATAAATTTTGCAATCAATTTCTATAGTTACACCAAAGTAATTATGAGCAGAATTTTATCCTGAAGGGCATGGAATTATTCCCCTATTTACGTCTGAATAACtgagagcaaaatctggcccagttaaaaaaaaaatatttgcagacaGATTCTTGCCGATAAACCtctaacttttaaaataattttctcacTATAAAGGATATTTAAGCACTGGAACTGGTTACCTAAGGAGATTACAGAATGCCAGtcactgaagatttttaagaacaggttagataaacagttgtcagggatagtctaggtatacttaatcctgacTCAGTGCGGGAGATGGATTAAAtgtcctcttgaggtcccttccagccctacatttctatgattctataattctaaatGAGAACAGTGACACCTCTTTGAGGAAACCTAAACTAATGACATAACATTTTCTTACCTCctttttaattcacctaataaCTTTCCAGAAAACTTTGTTCAATTCTAATTTAAAATTGTCTAATCTCTGCAAAAGCAAATCATCTGTTTACAAAATAGTCTGGCAGAGAAAGATAAAAATTTAAGAAAAAGTTCCTGATAATTTCAGATGAATGATATAAACAAATACATAACAGTGAGATTATTATCCTAAATGCAGTATTTTCACAAATTAGAGATGACACATTTAACTAGTTTTTGAGTCTGATTGTGAGTTGTAGGATTATCCCTAACTTCTGAATATAGATATTATACACAGAGAAATATTATTCCAGGATTTATTTTCACTGTGGAAAATGAAAGGCACCATTAttgttatattatttattatattgattttaatattaAAGTATAGCTCAGAATTAGACAATGAAATATATGTAAATGATAATCACCTAAATAAACTTTCTACTTATGTATTTAATATCTTACATTTAGGCTAAATCTGCTCTCAGATTTGCACATGATATTTAATTAAAACCAATGGGAGATATGTACCCGAAGGCAAAATTTGGTCCATTATACTTTGAATAGTATCCAAAGTAGTTGCATTGCATTAAATACTCAATAAGTTGAAGCAGGAGTATTAgattttgatatatatatatatgtatatatatattatatgcaCGCTTTGATATTTAGGGCCTCATCTACCAGAGAGCATTCATCTTTCCCATTTGCAGGTTGGCTGGCTGTGGATGCTATCTGCCGGACCACGCCATTTATGTGTGTTGAATACTCATATATCAGCTTAAGATGAGAGATGATCTCCCTGTCTTCTCATGCATCTGCAAGCCAATTCATCTTCCCATCTGGGGTATGAGTTCCATAGAAGTAACCACCTCACAGGCTTGTgagtgttatttttaaaattatctgggggaaaaaacaattgtCTAGCAGCAGAAAATGAACAGGGAGGTACATTGGTCAGTGGTTTTGATCACTTTGGCCTCAGGAAAGCTTGTGGCTTAGTAACAATTGCAGGAAAACTACTGCTTGGGGTTCTAAGCCTGTACAAATCCTGGGGCAAATAAGAGAGATGTATACTTGGATGTGTGACTATGGGAGAGGTAGAGAAGTGGTGCACATGGTGTGTTTTTAATGAACAACCAACCCCACATTGGTAATTAGAGGGAATAGGGGATTAATCTTTTGCTAAATAATTATTTAGTCATGGCTTTTATTGGAAGGGAGGAAGAGAATAGGTGCTAAATGTGGGTGGTTCCTAGTCTAGCATTTGCAAAACCAAATTAACAGATGGTGGATAAGGAACTACCCAAATACTACAGATTAAAATTAagaaatcttaaaaaaaataataataagaccAGGCTTCCAAGTGTGCAGCCTCCAGGGACGCTAGGTGGAGGCAGCACTGCTAACTCTTTTAAAACAGAGTCAGAAGAGTGGGAAggacagtacacctctacctcgatataacgcgacccgatataacacgaattcggatataacgcggtaaagcagtgctccgggagacggggggggctgcgcactccggtggatcaaagcaagttcaatataacgcggtttcacctataatgcggtaagattttttggctcccgaggacagtgttatatcgaggtagaggtgtatgtacggTTCCCAGGCCCTCTGCAAAGCCACCAAATTGACATTTAAGAGCAGACTCATCCCTGGTGCTAGTACTATGGGCCGTTGCAGCAACACAAGAGTGTTCTTGCTTTTATGCCTCATACCTCCTAGCCTGCCCTGGAATGCTCTCCACAGGCCAAGTCTTGGTCTCTTGCACAAAATCTGCCTGAACTCGCTATGTGTAAGGGGGGAGACAGAGCACTAGCACTGCTCCTTCATAGCCACTACTACAGTCCACTGGCTGTAGTGACAGCAGCTGCCCCTAATATATGGGGAAGGGAGTTGGCCCAGTGAATCCACAtagtgaacccccccccccccccgccacacctcCATTTCCTCCTCTCAGCTTCTGTGGAGAAAGCTGCCGCTCCACAATCTACTGCTGCAGTTCAGCTCTTTGCCTTTGGTCAGAAGGAAGGAGTAAGATTTGGCTCCTTAGACACTTCGGatgactcccattcacttcagtgggcctTTAATCAGGCCTATATAATTTGCCCTCAATATAAATGCTAGTTATACTGGCCTAAGGAGAACAAACCCCTAAGGGCTTAATAAATACACGGTTTAATAAATATACTGTACACATTGTCCATGTATGCtggaagaaggacaggagacactggatgtggtttaattagtccacaactttattcttaaatgtttgggagtacccagcagataaaagtgtacagtgcaggtaattccataatcatttcACTATATACAGGCGCTTCCATCAGCCTGCCcccttacccatcctggtccccagccagcCGGCTGCTGGGACCTCACCAAAATGATGGCTAGGGGGTGGCTATAAAGGAGGGGCCCCAAACACTTCCTGTTTCTGCTCTTTTAAATCTTTTACCAATCTActttatctgatcactgtatccaTTCCCTGTGGAGTACTGGTAATGGACATCCGCCCAACCATGTAAAGAGTTGTGATATTATAGCCTAACTCCCATTTCATGTTTGCCCCAACTAAGCCCCCTCAAACCCACTGTGGggaaggtggaaaaaccccactTCACCTTGGCCAATCTGGCGGTGAAGGAAAAATTTCTTCCCAGCACCCCAAGAAAGGAGCAACTAACACAATGCCCACAGCAAGTCCTGACAAAACCTGGGATTTGACTACTTCCACAGGTAGGTGCTGCTCCATCTGGTTCACGTAAAAGAGGGCTTTTCCTGCACCAACATGGACCTTTATAGTCCCCCACTCTTCTGGTAAACCTGGGGGGATGGATCAACATCCCCATGCTGACCTGGTCTTCAGCTGCAGCAAAGTCATTCCCTGGCTCTCTAACCCTTACAGGGGCACACACCTTTTCCAACAAGCCAGCCAAATGTGCCCACAGCTTAATATGTGGTGAGGTCATTATAATGTGACTATTTTAAAATAGATGCATTTATAGATCACCTTTCATCCTGAGAAGGGCCAAAGCACTTTATCAACTATGAATCTGTCTCAATACTTTCCTCTGTTAGTATGGGAAACTCCTGCAGATATTAATGGAGTCTCTAgctgtgaatcaaggacagtataCAGTCCTAAATACAGGAATTACTTCACCCACTCCTGTCACTTCACACATATATGCTGTTGCCATGTTTGAATGAATATTTTGTATTTCCTTTCTGCTGGCAGAATCATGTTTAAGCAATGGTATACCTGAGATGTGCattatatttatttctgtttattgtgCAATAGTACTTTATATGACTCATGTTTCATTCTGAACATCCTCCTACCCTGTACTTTGTGTTCTTATGCTCCATCATATATGTGCGTATTTACTGGACTAAATTCCAATGAAGACAGTAGAGTtatatcagggatgaatttggccattatcttaatgatttttgttttacAGTGTTTGTCAAGGTACTGCGGAGTGAATTATGCCAAAAGGCTTTTCTGATTTTCCAGAATTATCATTTTGTTAAGATTCTCATCGTGTacttaaacaacaaggagtctggtggcaccttaaagactaacagatttatttgggcataagctttcgtgggtaaaaaacccacttcacatgcatggagtgaaagttacagatgcaggcattacttgggagtacctcacaagtggagagaAGGTAGTACCTCACAAGGCaatggccctgtcaacactggttctccacttgtgaggtaactcccttctcttcatgtgtcattatataatgcctgcatctgtactctgtaactttcactccatgcatctgaagaagtgaggtttacccatgaaagtttatgcccaaatatatctgttagtctttaaggtgccaccggactctttgttgttcttgtggatacagactaacatggctacccccgatacgTGTCATCATGTACTTGCAATTCTGGCAGCATCAGTGGCTGTGTATGTGATTCCCaggtttttctcttttccttgtgTAGCTCCAGTAATGATTCATCTCTCATCTAATGTGACTTTCTGTCAGAATATACTGTATATTACAATTGTACATGCTGATGTTCCCCAAGATAAGTTTTGCAAAGAAAAGAGGGCCAAATGTCAGAAACActgaaaaaaaccctacaaagtGGGAGGTTGCTTATATTGAaaattttcatcatttgagtttGTAGAAAGTTGTTTTTAGTATGTGATGTTAAAACACTAAACACAAAATCTGTTCATTGTGTTAGTAATAGCTAGAAAAAGTTTTGAAAGGCATATCTTTGAAAACAGCATGACCAGATCCAGATATACAATATCTATCTACCCTCATCAAGCTATTGTTATCCCACTGCAAGGCCAAGGTCTCTTCAACGCTGTTCCTCTACATCATGCTGAAGGGCTTGGCCAAAACCCCATGACACCTGAGGGTGCAAGCCGACGAGGCTGAGTTATCAATCATCAAGTCCATTTCCCCAGCAACCTTGCTACCAAGGCTGAACTAACACATTGCTAATCCCAATGGCAAGAGTTGACAGGCTCATTGCCATTGATTGTCGCCTTAGGTCCAAGCCCTGTGTATACACTCATTGAGATCATTGTGCGGGGGAGAACATATGAATTTAAAGCAGCGCAGCAGTGAGAAATATGATAGTTGTAGTGGCTAGTGTGATGTCCTATAACTTTAAATAGATGTATGAAAAACTAAGCAACAAGATTTAAATGTAGAATGTTTTCTACAGTGTTTTTGTGCAGATAATTTGTAAAGTGGTGAATGTTAACTGTTTGTTGCTTTattagaaataattttaaattgcaTAAGGCCTTCTTGTGTAACTGTATTATTCTTGTATAGGATAAGAGTTGCTTCTGTTGTCTTTATTATGAACATTAATGCCTGGGTCATCATTTAAAGATAATGTTTTTCACAGGGGCAGCTTTCCTGTTATGTTGGCCATTTGGGAGGGACAGTTAAAACGTTTCCATTTTATTACAAGTACTTAAGAAGTATTAGAGATATGACGAAAAGCTGAAAACTGGAGAAAGTGGCAAATATAATGGCAGTTTGAATGAAATGTTAGCTCTGTTCCTCAATCATACCGAAGTTCTCATAATTAATACTATACTGTGGTCGTTGTGTTCCAGGGAGGGTCCGATCCAATTCCCTTTGAAATAAATGTAAAGACTCCACCTGACTTCATTGTAAATTGGATCAGGCGCCAGACTCCAGGGAGTGTTTATTTGCAGAaagaatgcaggattgggcccaaacacAGTGCTCAGAACTTCTAGGCTGAAATCAAATGGCACCACTCCTGTCTATGTTTTGAACTCTAGAAACCATGCAAATCCTTAGCAGTGCTCAGCCCGCGGGCATAGCCTTGTAGAGATTTCCACACTGTAGAAAACAGATGAGGATTATAGTACATCTGGGcctgtacatttttatttaacttaCTTAGTCTCGATGTACTTTAATTATCCCTATTATTATTCATAGTGTGgaagtgcccagaggccccactcAGGATCAGGGCCCGTTTTAATAGGAGGCAATCAAACACACGGGAAGACACAATCCCTGCCTCATGGAGCTTATAATCTAACTGGGGGAGAATATTGGCAGTAAGTAGAAGCCAGCTGAATAAAGATTATTTATTTGTGGCAAAAGTGCAAAAATTTCAAACTCATTTTTGTCCcacaggttttaaaaaaggagcAATTAATTGGTCCTTCTGCTCCTTTTTCTCCCTTTGCCACTGAAAAAGGGGAAAACCAGAATATTGTAAAGGTTTTAATTTGGTGTTTTcttgcgggggaggaggggacaaagTTTCCCACGcacaaaaaaaatttccccaaaattttcataaaaacaggcttttttaatataaaactcAAACACAATAAATAAAATCTTTGGGCCAGAACATTTAGACCAGATCTATTAGTGGCTAGTTGCCACTGTTTGGCAGCTCTTTCATAAAAAGAAGGGTTCTTAAGGGGAAAAGGCAAcaatagatcagtggttttcaaacataGTTTGGGAACCCCCTCCGGGTCCCCAGACCACAGTCTAAGGGTCCATAAAAGAAGACTacgaaaataaaaaaattcagagcCCAGAAAAGAGATTCTGGTTTTCTGATcaatcaaaagtatgtgaataTCCCCATCCACAGGTCAAAACCCAGAAgtgttgtcattaccatagaagcCCACAGTTTAGCGCCCTTTCTCATGCTGCATCAAATGCCGTGCTGAGCATGTGCAACATTTATAGTTTAATTCTGTTCTGTCCGTTTTCAGAAATTGTTCAGGGGTccacaaatggggaaaaaaaggaaaaaaaaaaaagttgaagacCACTGCAATAGATAATTCTATACCTATGAAAGGGAATATACTGCAATGTGTATTAGCTATGCATAAATAACCTGAGATCACATATTCCTTAGTTCATTGCACAAAAGATATACACCTACTATATATAAAACATATACAtagaaaaaacaaatcaaagctGGAAATAAGAgtctatatatttattattataacttAGAATGTAATTTTTCACTGTGAAAAATAATCAGGTAAGCCAACAATGTTTAAacacacccccatcccctcacTGTGTACACCATATGACCACCAAGAAAGATTGTAAATGACCTGCAGTGTACCCTTCAGTGATATGGTAAAAACAAATTGTATTATGTGTACATTTtagataataaaaatatattaattttgaaactttttcaaGAAGCT encodes the following:
- the AGTR1 gene encoding type-1 angiotensin II receptor, giving the protein MSLNSSTEGTVKRIHVDCPVSGRHAYIYIMVPTVYSIIFIVGIFGNSLVVIVICFYMKLKTVASVFLLNLALADLCFLMTLPLWAAYTAMEYHWPFGNCLCKIASAVVSFNLYASVFLLTCLSIDRYLAIVHPMKSRLRRTMLVAKITCIGIWLLAGLASLPVLIHRDVFFVENMNMTICAFRYKTHNTTLPVGLGLSKNMLGFLIPFLIILTSYTLIWKTLKKAYQIQKNKTRNDDIFKMIVAIVLFFFFSWIPHQVFTFLDVLIQLRIITDCQIVDVVDTAMPFTICIAYFNNCLNPFLYGFFGKKFKKYFLQLLKYIPPNVRAHPSLTTKMSSLSYRPSENLSLSMKKTIGSFDIE